DNA sequence from the Streptomyces canus genome:
GCGACGAGGGCCCGGCCACGAACAAGGCGGCCGCGGTGAGCCCTTGGGAAAACCAGAAGGCCGCCCGGCACTGACCGGGCGGCCTTCGAAGCAGAGCTACGGCATCACACGTGCGCGGGGGCGAAGGCCTTCGGGTTCGGGCCGTACTTGTTGTCGCCCGGCTCGCTGTCCAGCACCGAGAAGACGAACAGGGTGATGCCGCCGACGAGCGGAACGAAGCTGAACAGGATCCACCAGCCGCTGCGGCCCGTGTCGTGCAGACGGCGCGCGGTGACGGCAAGGCCGGGCAGCAGGAAGGCGAGGTAGGGGATGAACGTGATCCACGACTGCTTGGTGGCGAGGCCGATGACGAGGAACAGGACGTAGATGATCCCGGCGAACAGCGCGAACATCCAGTATTCCTTGCGGCGCGCACGCCCACTGAAGACCGCGTACTTCTTGAGAACCTCGATGAACCAGCTCATGGTGGTGTCCCCCCATAGATCGCCGCTCGGAACCGTTCCGAATGGATCAGGCCAGGCGCAGAAGATATGGAGGATGTCGGGAACTCGTCAATTCGGCGGATGTAAGGAGTCCATCAAGCCGAAGGCTCGACACAGCCCGACAAATCCACCACATCCGGATGCGCATTACGGACACAACACCAGAAGATCACCGAGCGAAGTGGGCGTTGTTATCCGGACGTTGGCCGGAACGAGCTCCGCCCGTATCCGGACCGAGCTCGAACCGTTGCCGCAACACGCCCTCCGGCGGCTTCGTCAGCCGAGCTTCTGAGCCACCTCGGTCGCCCAGTAGGTGAGGATGTTCTGCGCCCCGGCCCGCTTGATTCCGGTCAGCGTCTCGAGGATCGCCCGGTCCCGGTCGATCCAGCCCTTCTCGGCGGCGGCCTCGATCATCGAGTACTCACCGGAGATCTGGTACGCGGCGACGGGCACGTCGACGGCGTCCGCGACCCGCGCGAGGATGTCGAGGTAGGGCCCGGCCGGCTTGACCATCACCATGTCGGCACCCTCCTCCAGATCGAGGGCGAGCTCGCGCAGGGACTCCCGCGCGTTGGCGGGATCCTGCTGATACGTCTTGCGGTCCCCCTGCAACGAGGAGGCGACGGCCTCCCGGAACGGACCGTAGAACGCGGAGGCGTACTTGGCCGTGTACGCCAGGATGGCCACGTCCTCCCGCCCGATCTGGTCGAGCGCGTCCCGGATGACCCCGACCTGCCCGTCCATCATCCCGCTGGGCCCCACGACATGGGCGCCGGCGTCGGCCTGGACCTGGGCCATCTCGGCGTACCGCTCGAGGGTGGCGTCATTGTCGACACGCCCCTGCGCGTCGAGCACCCCGCAGTGCCCGTGATCGATGGTCTCGTCGAGACACACATCGGACATCACGAGCAGGTCGTCCCCGACCTCGGCCCGTACGTCCCGGATGGCGACCTGCAGAATCCCGTCGGGATCGGTGCCCGGCGTCCCGAGAGCGTCCTTCTTCGACTCCTCCGGCACCCCGAAGAGCATGATCCCGGACACGCCTGCCGCCACGGCCTCCGCTGCCGCCTTCTTCAGACTGTCCCGCGAGTGCTGCACGACCCCGGGCATCGCCGAGATCGGCACCGGCTCACTCGCCCCTTCCAGCACGAACGCCGGGAGGATGAAGTCGGCGGGGTGCAGCCGGGTCTCGGCAACCATGCGGCGCATGACGGGGTTGGTCCGCAGCCGCCGGGGCCGCGTGCCGGGAAAGGATCCGTACGTCGTCATACACCTAAGCTACGCCCGCCCCGGGCCCCCCTTTGCCGACGCCTCGTCGGAGGCGGCGCCTACGGGGGTGCCAGGTCGGGTGGTCGTGCGGCCGCGCGCCGGTGGGGGCTGGTCGCGCAGTTCCCCGCGCCCCTGGGGAGTTGCAACCACCCACGCCACAACGGGCCGCAGCCGCGTACGGCGGCGAGGGGACGGGGTGGGGGGGTGTCCGCCCGCAGCGGCCGGCGTCCGGCACCGACCCACCCACCGCCGCAGGCACTCAGGGGCGCGGGGAACTCCGCACAACGCCCGCCCCCGCCGAACCCGCACCCGACCCCGACCCCGCGCACCCGAACAGCCCGCTCAGGTAGTCGACCGCCGACGCCTGGCCCCCGGCCGCCGCTCGCTCGGCCGTGTCACCGGGTCCCCGGCCTCGACCGCCGCCGCCCGCCGCTTCAGCCCGAAGTCGGCGAGGGCCTCGGCCAGCTTGTGCACGGACGGCTCGGGAGCCATCACATCCACTCGCAGCCCGTGCTCCTCGGCGGTCTTGGCCGTGGCGGGACCGATGCACGCGATCACGGTCACGTTGTGCGGCTTCCCGGCGATACCCACCAGGTTCCGCACGGTCGACGAGGACGTGAAGAGAACGGCGTCGAACCCACCGCCCTTGATCGCCTCCCGCGTCTCCGCGGGCGGCGGCGAGGCCCGCACGGTCCGATAGGCGGTGACGTCGTCGACCTCCCACCCGAGCTCGATGAGCCCGGCGACCAGGGTCTCGGTCGCGATGTCGGCCCGCGGCAGGAACACCCGGTCGATCGGGTCGAACACGGGGTCGTACGGCGGCCAGTCCTCGAGAAGACCCGCGGCCGACTGCTCACCGCTCGGCACCAGGTCAGGCTTCACGCCAAAGGCGATCAGCGCCTTAGCCGTCTGCTCGCCCACCGCGGCGACCTTGATCCCCGCGAACGCACGCGCGTCGAGCCCGTACTCCTCGAACTTCTCGCGTACGGCCTTGACGGCGTTGACCGAGGTGAAGGCGATCCACTCGTAGCGCCCGGTCACGAGCCCCTTGACCGCCCGCTCCATCTGCTGGGGCGTTCTCGGCGGCTCGACGGCGATCGTCGGCACCTCGTGCGGCACGGCCCCGTAGGACCGCAGCTGGTCGGAGAGCGAGGCCGCCTGCTCCTTCGTACGCGGCACGAGAACCTTCCAGCCGAACAGCGGCTTGCTCTCGAACCACGACAGCTGGTCGCGCTGCGCGGCGGCCGAACGCTCACCGACCACGACTATGACCGGCCGGCCGCCCTCGGGCGAGGGCAGCACCTTGGCCTGCTTGAGCGTCTGGGCGATGGTGCCCAGGGTGGCCGTCCACGTCCGCTGGCGGGTGGTCGTACCGGCCACCGTCACCGTCATCGGCGTATCGGGCTTGCGACCGGCCGCGACCAGTTCCCCGGCGGCGGCACCGACGGAGTCCAGGGTCGTCGACACGACCACGGTCCCGTCCGACGCCCCCACCTCCGTCCAGCACCGGTCCGAGGCCGTCCGCGCGTCCACGAACCGCACGTCCGCGCCCTGGGCGTCCCGCAGCGGCACACCGGCGTACGCGGGTACACCGACCGCGGCGGCGACACCGGGCACGACCTCGAAGGGCACGCCCGCGCGGGCGCAGGCCAGCATCTCCTCGGCGGCGTACGCGTCGAGCCCGGGGTCCCCGGACACCGCACGTACGACCCGCCTGCCGCCCCGCGCGGCCTCCATGACAAGATGTGCGGCATCCCGTACAGCGGGGACAGCTGCGGTTGTTGACGCGCCGTCAACGATCGTTAGTTGGGGCGCGCCCGTGCCCGGAACCGGAGTCGAAGGCGACTCCGTGTCCGTGTCCACGACGGCGACGCCCGACCGAGCGTGGACGCGTACGACGTCGAGCACTTCGTGCCCGGCGACGAGGACGTCCGCGTTCGTGAGCGCCTCGACGGCGCGCAGAGTCAGCAGTCCCGGATCTCCGGGTCCGGCACCGAGGAAGGTGACGTGCCCGTGTTCAGGACCGACGGGAAGGGTGGTGGGGCTCACTGTGCTCGCTCCCCCATCAGACCGGCCGCGCCCTGGGCAAGCATCTCGGCCGCGAGTTCACGGCCGAGCGCCATTGCTTGGTCGTACGTCTCGGGCACGGGACCGGTGGTGGACAACTGCACCGTGCGAGAGCCGTCGGTCGTGCCGACGACTCCCCGCAGGCGCATTTCCTTGACAATCTGCCCGTCGGCCAGCAGGTCGGCCAGCGCGCCCACAGGGGCGGAGCAGCCGGCCTCCAGGGCGGCGAGCAGTGACCGTTCGGCGGTCACGGCGACCCGCGTGAACGGGTCGTCGAGCTCGCCGAGCGCTGCGATCAGGTCCGCGTTGTCCGCGGTGCATTCGATCGCGAGTGCTCCCTGGCCGGGAGCGGGCAA
Encoded proteins:
- a CDS encoding DUF805 domain-containing protein; the protein is MSWFIEVLKKYAVFSGRARRKEYWMFALFAGIIYVLFLVIGLATKQSWITFIPYLAFLLPGLAVTARRLHDTGRSGWWILFSFVPLVGGITLFVFSVLDSEPGDNKYGPNPKAFAPAHV
- the hemB gene encoding porphobilinogen synthase, which translates into the protein MTTYGSFPGTRPRRLRTNPVMRRMVAETRLHPADFILPAFVLEGASEPVPISAMPGVVQHSRDSLKKAAAEAVAAGVSGIMLFGVPEESKKDALGTPGTDPDGILQVAIRDVRAEVGDDLLVMSDVCLDETIDHGHCGVLDAQGRVDNDATLERYAEMAQVQADAGAHVVGPSGMMDGQVGVIRDALDQIGREDVAILAYTAKYASAFYGPFREAVASSLQGDRKTYQQDPANARESLRELALDLEEGADMVMVKPAGPYLDILARVADAVDVPVAAYQISGEYSMIEAAAEKGWIDRDRAILETLTGIKRAGAQNILTYWATEVAQKLG
- a CDS encoding bifunctional uroporphyrinogen-III C-methyltransferase/uroporphyrinogen-III synthase, with protein sequence MSPTTLPVGPEHGHVTFLGAGPGDPGLLTLRAVEALTNADVLVAGHEVLDVVRVHARSGVAVVDTDTESPSTPVPGTGAPQLTIVDGASTTAAVPAVRDAAHLVMEAARGGRRVVRAVSGDPGLDAYAAEEMLACARAGVPFEVVPGVAAAVGVPAYAGVPLRDAQGADVRFVDARTASDRCWTEVGASDGTVVVSTTLDSVGAAAGELVAAGRKPDTPMTVTVAGTTTRQRTWTATLGTIAQTLKQAKVLPSPEGGRPVIVVVGERSAAAQRDQLSWFESKPLFGWKVLVPRTKEQAASLSDQLRSYGAVPHEVPTIAVEPPRTPQQMERAVKGLVTGRYEWIAFTSVNAVKAVREKFEEYGLDARAFAGIKVAAVGEQTAKALIAFGVKPDLVPSGEQSAAGLLEDWPPYDPVFDPIDRVFLPRADIATETLVAGLIELGWEVDDVTAYRTVRASPPPAETREAIKGGGFDAVLFTSSSTVRNLVGIAGKPHNVTVIACIGPATAKTAEEHGLRVDVMAPEPSVHKLAEALADFGLKRRAAAVEAGDPVTRPSERRPGARRRRSTT